One segment of Olsenella uli DSM 7084 DNA contains the following:
- a CDS encoding FeoA family protein yields MASLRDVRVGESCTVSKLSGTGAIKRRIMDMGITKGTHVLVHKVAPLGDPIEVTVRGYELSLRKDEAQCVEVTDVAKANA; encoded by the coding sequence ATGGCAAGTCTCAGAGACGTGAGGGTGGGGGAGAGCTGTACGGTTTCCAAGCTCTCCGGTACCGGCGCAATCAAGCGCCGCATCATGGACATGGGCATAACCAAGGGCACCCACGTCCTGGTGCACAAGGTGGCTCCCCTCGGCGACCCCATCGAGGTCACCGTCCGTGGCTACGAGCTGTCGCTCCGCAAGGACGAGGCCCAGTGCGTCGAGGTCACGGACGTCGCCAAGGCTAACGCGTAG
- a CDS encoding FeoA family protein: MEATMGVVGADFDAQSRLSGAQLPLALVAEGETVCVAKVRGTAELRQHLSELGFVQGAEVKVVSRVNGDVVVSVKGATFGLSRQMSMKIVTC, translated from the coding sequence GTGGAAGCGACGATGGGTGTAGTGGGTGCGGACTTTGACGCACAGTCTCGCCTGAGCGGGGCACAGCTGCCGCTTGCCTTGGTGGCCGAGGGCGAGACCGTTTGCGTCGCCAAGGTCCGTGGTACGGCCGAGCTCCGTCAGCACCTGTCGGAGCTGGGCTTTGTCCAGGGCGCCGAGGTCAAGGTCGTCTCGCGCGTCAACGGTGACGTGGTCGTGAGCGTCAAGGGCGCCACCTTCGGGCTCAGCCGTCAGATGTCGATGAAGATCGTCACCTGCTAG
- a CDS encoding phosphoenolpyruvate carboxylase, producing MGQEGGTVSEVDRLKDEVAAAAAEVGVNQAELERAAARTALSQVHIPDDLKENMALFLRLVRKVLTEYDPELRHAFDALLADAIRANIEEDATSIDSEGRAAAFADAVSIIDSLDVGPATMLTRAFAAYFHLANICEENYRVKSLRTREQAVPTTEDEDPINDITVAYHQLVDECGRGKALALLNRLEFHPVFTAHPTEARRKAVEGKIRRISALLEERPRLGGASLAENERRMLEEIDALLRTSPIAIKKPTPVEEADTILDIFDATLFDMVPEVYRRFDDWELGEKAGTVAPICPAFFHPGSWIGSDRDGNPNVTARVSRRVAEKFRTHMLETLTEATYRTGRNLTLDASSTKPSDQLLNLWNHQVEMSEVLTAHALEVSASELHRAVMIVISNRLEATIGRTADMMYDSAEDYIADLRVVQHSLAHAGAVRTAYGPLQRLIWQAETFGFHMVEMEFRQHSLVHSRALADIREHGRWGERGELAPMTKEVLDTFRAIGSIQRKNGVKAARRYIISFTQSPQNVADVYELARLAFAHEQDVPTLDVIPLFEQVEDLENAVDTLDEVIKLADVQRRLAQTGRRMEVMLGYSDSSKDAGPTSATLVLHATQERIARWADENNIDLVLMHGRGGAVGRGGGPANRAVLSQPKGSVNCRFKLTEQGEVIFARYGDPTLARRHVESVAGATLLQSAPAIEYINTETTDKYAELAFELDRASRERYLDLLGTEGFAAWFSTVTPLTEIGLMPIGSRPAKRGLGAKSLDDLRTIPWIFSWSQARTNLAAWYGLGSACERFGDLERLREAYAEWPLFTTFVDNIEMSLSKTDERIARMYLALGDREDLNAKVLDEMALTRKWVLAITGNDWPLQNRRVLGPVIRMRLPFVNVLSVMQARALATMRTKGDKLTPEERERFIYLILCTVSGVSAGLQNTG from the coding sequence ATGGGGCAAGAAGGAGGCACAGTGTCTGAAGTCGATCGACTGAAGGACGAGGTCGCCGCAGCTGCGGCGGAGGTTGGGGTCAACCAGGCCGAGCTGGAGCGCGCGGCCGCCCGAACGGCGCTGTCCCAGGTCCACATCCCGGACGACCTCAAGGAGAACATGGCGCTCTTCCTGCGCCTGGTGCGCAAGGTCCTGACCGAGTACGACCCAGAACTGCGCCATGCCTTCGACGCCCTGCTGGCGGACGCCATCCGTGCCAACATCGAGGAGGATGCCACCAGCATCGACAGCGAGGGCCGCGCGGCCGCCTTCGCCGACGCCGTCTCCATCATCGACTCGTTGGACGTCGGGCCCGCGACCATGCTGACGAGGGCATTCGCGGCCTACTTCCACCTGGCGAACATCTGCGAGGAGAACTATCGCGTCAAGTCCCTGCGCACCCGCGAGCAGGCCGTCCCCACGACCGAGGACGAGGATCCCATCAACGACATCACGGTTGCCTACCACCAGCTGGTGGACGAGTGCGGGCGCGGCAAGGCCCTGGCCCTGCTCAACCGCCTGGAGTTCCATCCCGTCTTCACCGCGCATCCCACGGAGGCCCGCCGCAAGGCGGTCGAGGGCAAGATCCGTCGCATATCCGCCCTGCTCGAGGAGCGCCCGCGGCTGGGCGGCGCCTCGCTGGCCGAGAACGAGCGGCGCATGCTCGAGGAGATCGACGCGCTCCTGCGCACCTCGCCCATCGCCATCAAGAAGCCGACCCCCGTCGAGGAGGCCGACACCATCCTCGACATCTTCGACGCCACGCTCTTCGACATGGTGCCCGAGGTCTATCGCCGCTTCGACGACTGGGAGCTGGGCGAGAAGGCCGGCACCGTGGCGCCCATCTGCCCCGCGTTCTTCCACCCGGGCAGCTGGATCGGCTCGGACCGCGACGGCAACCCCAACGTCACCGCCAGGGTCAGCCGCAGGGTGGCCGAGAAGTTCCGTACCCACATGCTCGAGACCCTGACCGAGGCCACCTATCGCACGGGCCGCAACCTCACGCTCGACGCGTCCTCGACGAAGCCCTCCGACCAGCTGCTCAACCTCTGGAACCATCAGGTCGAGATGAGCGAGGTCCTGACCGCGCACGCGCTCGAGGTCTCCGCCTCCGAGCTCCACCGTGCGGTCATGATCGTGATCTCCAACAGGCTCGAGGCGACCATCGGCCGCACGGCGGACATGATGTACGACTCGGCCGAGGACTACATAGCCGACCTGCGCGTCGTCCAGCACTCCCTTGCCCATGCCGGCGCCGTCCGCACGGCCTACGGCCCCCTCCAGCGCCTCATCTGGCAGGCCGAGACCTTCGGCTTCCACATGGTCGAGATGGAGTTCCGCCAGCACTCGCTGGTCCACTCCCGTGCCCTTGCCGACATTCGCGAGCATGGGCGCTGGGGCGAGCGGGGCGAGCTCGCGCCCATGACCAAGGAGGTCCTGGACACCTTCCGCGCCATCGGTTCCATACAGCGCAAGAACGGCGTCAAGGCGGCGCGACGCTACATCATCTCGTTCACGCAGAGCCCCCAGAACGTCGCAGACGTCTACGAGCTCGCGCGCCTTGCGTTCGCACACGAGCAGGACGTGCCCACCCTCGACGTCATCCCCCTGTTCGAGCAGGTCGAAGACCTCGAGAACGCCGTCGACACCCTGGACGAGGTCATCAAGCTCGCGGACGTCCAGCGCCGCCTGGCCCAGACGGGCCGCAGGATGGAGGTCATGCTCGGCTACTCCGACTCCTCCAAGGACGCCGGCCCCACCTCCGCCACCCTGGTCCTGCATGCCACCCAGGAGCGCATCGCCCGGTGGGCGGACGAGAACAACATCGACCTCGTGCTGATGCACGGTCGTGGCGGGGCCGTCGGCCGAGGCGGCGGCCCCGCCAACCGTGCGGTCCTCTCGCAGCCCAAGGGCTCCGTCAACTGCCGCTTCAAGCTGACGGAGCAGGGCGAGGTCATCTTCGCCCGTTACGGGGACCCCACCCTGGCCCGCCGCCACGTCGAGTCCGTCGCCGGCGCGACGCTTCTGCAGTCGGCGCCCGCCATCGAGTACATCAACACCGAGACCACGGACAAGTACGCCGAGCTCGCCTTTGAGCTCGATCGTGCCTCGCGCGAGCGCTACCTGGACCTCCTTGGGACCGAGGGCTTCGCCGCATGGTTCTCGACCGTCACCCCGCTGACCGAGATCGGCCTCATGCCCATAGGCTCGCGTCCCGCGAAGCGCGGACTGGGCGCCAAGTCCCTCGACGACCTGCGCACCATACCCTGGATCTTCTCCTGGTCCCAGGCGCGCACCAACCTCGCCGCCTGGTATGGCCTGGGCAGCGCCTGCGAGCGCTTCGGCGACCTGGAACGCCTGCGCGAGGCCTATGCCGAGTGGCCGCTCTTCACCACGTTCGTCGACAACATCGAGATGTCGCTCTCCAAGACCGACGAGCGCATCGCGCGGATGTACCTCGCGCTGGGCGACCGCGAGGATCTAAACGCCAAGGTCCTCGACGAGATGGCCCTCACCAGGAAGTGGGTGCTCGCCATCACCGGCAACGACTGGCCGCTCCAGAACCGTCGCGTCCTGGGGCCCGTCATCCGCATGCGCCTGCCGTTCGTGAACGTGCTCTCCGTGATGCAGGCCCGTGCCCTCGCCACGATGCGCACCAAGGGGGACAAGCTCACCCCCGAGGAACGCGAGCGCTTCATCTACCTCATCCTCTGTACCGTCTCCGGGGTGTCCGCCGGTCTGCAGAACACGGGGTGA
- a CDS encoding lipopolysaccharide biosynthesis protein, translating to MRNPLGHIRDTRSLVGDWWDRLIGAVYSGSLADQTARYAAHNARRDYLFNSAGLALWGVLFPLLTIIATQLVGAEAAGRFSMAFVIANLLQFIGMYGVRTYQVSDVDEMDSFGAYQIQRVASCALMAAACWLWCVVRGYSGEMLSICQGVFAFRIVDALADVYEGRLQQYDKLWLAGVSQALRCGAATVGFTIALLFTGSLSIACLALAIAAVASLALVSVPLAYFETPRSRAWELVELREIFVECLPAFAAQFLFSLIETVPKFAMEGMLAYESQLYFNAIYFPAQGIAMSVGLVYRPQLVRLATIWDDPRHRRRFDLVVLAVAGIAVLVTAGVLLFNAAVGVPLLRMLYGLDFEGYRTQLYLMVIAGGMSAVADFLCQIITVLRRQEVVTRSYLVTFGVSVMLSLALVPTLGFDGAVWAYVVSMATLFVLLVVQYVLLRMRR from the coding sequence ATGAGAAACCCGCTCGGCCACATCCGTGATACGCGCAGCCTGGTGGGTGACTGGTGGGACCGCCTGATAGGCGCCGTGTACTCCGGCTCGCTCGCCGACCAGACGGCGCGCTATGCGGCGCACAACGCCAGGCGCGACTACCTCTTCAACAGTGCGGGCCTGGCACTGTGGGGCGTGCTCTTCCCGCTGCTCACCATCATCGCCACGCAGCTCGTCGGGGCCGAGGCCGCCGGTCGCTTCTCCATGGCCTTCGTGATCGCCAACCTGCTGCAGTTCATCGGTATGTACGGGGTCCGCACCTACCAGGTGTCGGACGTGGACGAGATGGACTCCTTCGGCGCCTACCAGATCCAGCGCGTCGCGTCGTGCGCGCTCATGGCCGCGGCGTGCTGGCTGTGGTGCGTCGTGCGCGGCTACTCGGGCGAGATGCTCTCCATCTGCCAGGGCGTCTTCGCCTTCCGCATCGTCGACGCGCTGGCCGACGTGTACGAGGGGCGCCTTCAGCAGTACGACAAGCTGTGGCTCGCGGGGGTGTCGCAGGCCCTGCGCTGCGGTGCGGCTACCGTCGGCTTCACCATCGCGCTGCTGTTCACGGGAAGTCTGTCCATCGCCTGCCTGGCCCTCGCCATCGCCGCCGTGGCGTCGCTGGCCTTGGTGAGCGTGCCTCTCGCCTACTTCGAGACGCCGCGCTCGCGCGCGTGGGAACTCGTCGAGCTGCGCGAGATCTTCGTCGAGTGCCTGCCCGCATTTGCGGCGCAGTTCCTCTTCTCGCTGATAGAGACCGTACCCAAGTTCGCCATGGAGGGTATGCTGGCCTACGAGAGCCAGCTCTACTTCAACGCCATCTACTTCCCCGCGCAGGGTATCGCGATGTCCGTGGGGCTCGTGTACAGGCCGCAGCTGGTCCGCCTGGCCACCATCTGGGACGATCCTCGCCACCGCAGGCGCTTCGACCTCGTCGTGCTAGCCGTGGCGGGCATCGCCGTGCTCGTCACGGCGGGCGTGCTCCTGTTCAACGCGGCCGTCGGCGTTCCGCTCCTGAGGATGCTCTACGGACTGGACTTCGAGGGCTACCGCACGCAGCTCTACCTCATGGTGATTGCGGGAGGGATGTCCGCCGTGGCGGACTTCCTCTGCCAGATCATCACCGTGCTGCGCAGGCAGGAGGTCGTAACCCGCTCCTACCTGGTGACTTTTGGCGTATCGGTCATGCTGAGCCTCGCGCTCGTCCCCACGCTCGGCTTCGACGGCGCCGTATGGGCCTACGTCGTCTCCATGGCCACGCTCTTCGTGCTGCTCGTAGTCCAATACGTGCTGCTGCGCATGCGCAGGTAG
- a CDS encoding glycerate kinase yields the protein MIRVPRFVFASDSFKGTLSSRKTAVLLEEAARRHFPDCACVAVPMADGGEGTTEAVADACGGEVVSVRVHGPLGRPLVASYAVLPGGRAVVEVAAASGLPLLTDAERDPRLTSTYGTGELIADALARGCVDITIALGGSATNDGGMGCARALGVRFLDGEGRELGGCGADLGRVGTIDASGLDPRVAAASFHAMCDVDNPLVGPGGASFVFGPQKGASPEIVEELDRGMRSYAHVLEATFGKGFDVPGAGAAGGLGAGCLAFLGATLESGIGSVLGLVGFDATLEGAALCVTGEGRLDSQTAHGKVISGVAATCKRRGVPCVAIVGGVARGTSPADVDGLVAVVPTPDGPMPLEEALGNAEELYAAAAERLFSIVAIGVAEGLRSAVPGTC from the coding sequence ATGATCAGAGTACCGCGCTTCGTCTTCGCGTCCGACTCGTTCAAGGGGACGCTCTCCTCGCGGAAGACCGCCGTCCTCCTGGAGGAGGCTGCAAGGAGGCACTTCCCAGACTGTGCCTGCGTCGCCGTGCCGATGGCAGACGGCGGCGAGGGCACGACCGAGGCCGTGGCGGACGCCTGTGGGGGAGAGGTCGTGAGCGTACGCGTGCACGGCCCGCTGGGTCGTCCACTCGTGGCCAGCTATGCCGTGCTGCCGGGTGGGCGCGCCGTGGTCGAGGTGGCGGCCGCCTCAGGGCTGCCGCTGCTGACCGATGCCGAGCGCGACCCCCGCCTCACGAGCACCTATGGCACGGGCGAACTTATCGCCGATGCGCTTGCCCGTGGTTGCGTGGACATAACCATCGCACTCGGTGGCTCGGCCACCAACGACGGTGGCATGGGCTGCGCCCGCGCACTCGGCGTGCGCTTCCTCGATGGAGAGGGCAGGGAGCTTGGGGGCTGCGGCGCAGACCTGGGCCGTGTAGGGACGATTGACGCCTCCGGCCTGGACCCGCGGGTGGCAGCCGCGAGCTTCCATGCCATGTGTGACGTGGACAACCCGCTCGTGGGACCTGGTGGCGCAAGCTTCGTGTTTGGCCCGCAGAAGGGCGCCTCGCCCGAAATCGTGGAGGAGCTTGACCGTGGCATGCGCAGCTATGCACACGTGCTCGAGGCGACGTTCGGCAAGGGGTTCGACGTTCCCGGTGCCGGCGCGGCGGGCGGTCTCGGTGCGGGTTGCCTTGCGTTTCTTGGTGCCACGCTGGAGAGCGGCATCGGAAGCGTGCTCGGACTCGTCGGTTTTGACGCCACCCTGGAGGGTGCCGCGCTCTGCGTGACAGGGGAGGGCCGCCTTGACTCCCAGACGGCGCACGGCAAGGTGATCTCCGGCGTGGCCGCCACATGCAAGCGACGTGGCGTGCCATGCGTCGCAATCGTGGGCGGCGTGGCCAGGGGCACGTCACCAGCGGATGTCGACGGACTTGTCGCCGTGGTGCCCACGCCCGATGGGCCGATGCCGCTCGAGGAGGCGCTTGGTAACGCCGAGGAGCTCTACGCCGCGGCCGCAGAGAGGCTCTTCTCGATCGTGGCCATCGGCGTGGCCGAAGGCTTGCGGTCTGCTGTGCCGGGCACCTGCTAG
- a CDS encoding exonuclease/endonuclease/phosphatase family protein — protein sequence MRTVLALAVVGGMAFGTYVLYLESHYTRIADNTLLEINQANATDVQPQLVAGQTYTATTYNIGFGAYTPDYTFFMDRGAMADGTATQGTSSVATGEQSVRDCTAGDIATMRAAAGGMAPDFMLFQEVDVDSDRSYHVDQRTALADAFPTYQSVFASNFHAGFLAWPPTSPHGRVSSGLLTLADVDVTSALRRSYPVDESFPTKFFDLDRCFEVLRVPVSDGRELVLINSHLSAYDEGGTVRARQLSMLGAALSAERAAGNYVIAGGDWNHALCGSLELYPSQQQVPDWVATLDDEDLPEGFSVVRAGNLEEVASCRGDDIPYERDVTYTVTVDGFVVSDNVSATATNIDTGFATSDHNPVLLSFALGA from the coding sequence GTGCGAACGGTGCTTGCCCTGGCGGTGGTCGGCGGCATGGCCTTTGGCACCTACGTGCTCTACCTCGAGAGCCACTACACGCGCATCGCGGACAACACCCTGCTTGAGATCAACCAGGCAAACGCCACGGACGTGCAGCCGCAGCTGGTGGCAGGGCAGACCTACACCGCGACCACCTACAACATCGGCTTCGGTGCCTACACGCCCGACTACACCTTCTTCATGGACAGGGGCGCCATGGCAGACGGCACGGCCACTCAGGGCACCAGCTCGGTTGCGACAGGCGAGCAGTCCGTGCGGGACTGCACGGCAGGCGACATCGCGACCATGCGGGCGGCCGCAGGCGGCATGGCACCGGACTTCATGCTCTTCCAGGAGGTCGACGTCGACTCCGACCGCAGCTACCACGTCGACCAGCGGACGGCGCTCGCGGACGCCTTCCCCACCTACCAGTCGGTCTTCGCCTCCAACTTCCACGCGGGCTTTCTGGCCTGGCCGCCCACCAGCCCGCACGGCCGCGTGAGTTCCGGGCTGCTTACGCTGGCGGACGTGGACGTGACCTCGGCGCTCAGGCGCAGCTACCCGGTGGACGAGAGCTTCCCCACCAAGTTCTTCGACCTCGACCGCTGCTTCGAGGTCCTGCGCGTCCCCGTGTCGGACGGCCGCGAGCTGGTGCTCATAAACAGCCACCTGTCTGCCTACGACGAGGGCGGCACCGTGCGCGCGCGCCAGCTCTCCATGCTCGGCGCCGCGCTCTCGGCCGAGCGCGCGGCAGGCAACTACGTGATCGCCGGTGGCGACTGGAATCACGCGCTCTGCGGGTCGCTCGAGCTCTACCCCTCCCAGCAGCAGGTTCCCGACTGGGTTGCCACGCTTGACGACGAGGACCTCCCCGAGGGCTTCTCGGTCGTGAGGGCGGGGAACCTCGAGGAGGTCGCAAGCTGCCGTGGGGACGACATCCCCTACGAGCGGGACGTCACCTACACCGTGACGGTGGACGGCTTCGTCGTGTCGGACAACGTCAGTGCCACGGCGACCAACATCGACACCGGCTTCGCGACGAGCGACCACAACCCGGTGCTGCTCAGCTTCGCGCTGGGCGCCTAG
- a CDS encoding glutaredoxin family protein — MAEKPELYVKTSCPYCAKVESFMESNGIELQTHNIDTDAAARSYLIENGGKRQVPCLFVDGKALYESNDIIDYLGREFGADKAAQEEDATSAAGGACSLDGSGCSF; from the coding sequence ATGGCCGAGAAGCCCGAACTCTACGTCAAGACCTCCTGCCCCTACTGCGCCAAGGTCGAGTCCTTCATGGAGTCCAACGGCATCGAACTTCAGACCCACAACATCGACACGGACGCCGCCGCGCGCTCCTACCTCATCGAGAACGGCGGCAAGCGCCAGGTCCCCTGCCTGTTCGTCGATGGCAAGGCGCTGTATGAGTCCAATGACATCATCGACTACCTGGGCAGGGAGTTTGGCGCGGACAAGGCGGCGCAGGAGGAGGACGCTACGTCCGCGGCCGGAGGCGCCTGCTCGCTCGATGGGAGCGGCTGCTCGTTCTAG
- a CDS encoding ABC transporter ATP-binding protein, which translates to MAARGGAPSRPRDLRHTLRALLAYMGHARVQLLAVAVLVTASGLAALLGTYMIKPVVNAVGAGDYQGFVRLVILTAAIYALGSLAAWGYTQTMVRAAQRVVYDIRRDLLAHIESLPLSFFDRMRNGDIMSYFTNDVDTISEALNNSFANAVQALIQTVGTFTLLVVLDWRLTLITLACDAAIALYVRYSGHRSGHYFAAQQQALGELDGYVEEMMSGQKVVKTFNHEAQSLQGFDLLNGLMRESGAMAQGYASTMIPVTVAVSYVNIAIVTMVGALLAMGSTLDVGALASYLVFVRQAAMPINQLTQQGNFLLTALAGAERVFAVLDCEGELDRGTIQLVRDDELDADRMAAGAAGWGWHFPELGENVPLAGDVRFYDVTFGYDEGQTVLEGLSLFAKPGQKIAFVGSTGAGKTTITNLINRFYDVRSGVITYDGIDVRDISKASLRRSLGIVLQDTHLFSGTIADNIRFGRLDATDEEVRHAARIANADSFISRLPKGYDTVVAADGANLSQGQRQLIAIARAAVADPPVLILDEATSSIDTRTEALIERGMDGLMRGRTVFVIAHRLSTVRNADAIMVLEHGRIIERGTHEELLAQRGEYWQLYTGSSELE; encoded by the coding sequence ATGGCTGCTAGGGGAGGGGCGCCCTCGCGTCCGAGGGACTTGCGCCACACGCTGCGGGCGCTTCTGGCCTACATGGGCCACGCGCGCGTGCAGCTCCTGGCCGTGGCGGTGCTCGTCACGGCGAGCGGGCTTGCGGCACTTCTGGGGACCTACATGATAAAGCCCGTCGTCAACGCGGTGGGCGCAGGTGACTACCAGGGATTCGTCCGCCTGGTCATCCTCACGGCGGCCATCTACGCGCTGGGTTCCCTGGCTGCCTGGGGTTACACCCAGACCATGGTCCGTGCGGCGCAGAGGGTCGTCTACGACATCAGGCGTGACCTTCTCGCCCACATAGAGAGCCTGCCGCTGTCGTTCTTCGACCGCATGCGCAATGGCGACATCATGAGCTACTTCACCAACGACGTCGACACCATCTCGGAGGCGCTCAACAACAGCTTCGCCAACGCGGTGCAGGCACTCATCCAGACGGTGGGTACCTTCACGCTGCTCGTGGTGCTGGACTGGCGCCTTACGCTCATCACGCTGGCCTGCGACGCGGCGATAGCGCTCTACGTGCGCTACTCGGGCCATCGCAGTGGGCACTACTTTGCGGCTCAGCAGCAGGCCCTGGGCGAGCTGGACGGCTACGTGGAGGAGATGATGAGCGGCCAGAAGGTCGTCAAGACCTTCAACCACGAGGCCCAGAGCCTGCAGGGCTTCGACCTCCTGAACGGGCTCATGCGCGAGAGCGGTGCCATGGCCCAGGGCTACGCCTCCACGATGATCCCCGTGACCGTCGCCGTCTCGTACGTCAACATCGCCATCGTCACCATGGTGGGTGCCCTTCTGGCGATGGGATCGACGCTGGACGTGGGGGCCCTGGCGTCATACCTGGTCTTCGTGCGTCAGGCAGCCATGCCCATCAACCAGCTGACGCAGCAGGGCAACTTCCTGCTTACCGCATTGGCGGGCGCCGAGAGGGTCTTTGCGGTCCTCGACTGCGAGGGCGAGCTGGACCGGGGCACCATCCAGCTCGTGCGCGACGACGAGCTGGATGCCGACCGCATGGCCGCAGGGGCCGCCGGTTGGGGCTGGCACTTCCCCGAGCTGGGCGAGAACGTCCCCCTTGCGGGCGACGTGCGCTTCTACGACGTCACCTTTGGCTACGACGAGGGGCAGACGGTGCTCGAGGGCCTCTCGCTCTTTGCCAAGCCGGGCCAGAAGATCGCGTTCGTGGGATCGACCGGTGCGGGAAAGACCACGATCACGAACCTCATCAACCGCTTCTATGACGTGCGCTCCGGCGTCATCACCTATGACGGCATCGACGTGCGCGACATCAGCAAGGCAAGCCTGCGCCGCTCATTGGGCATCGTGCTGCAGGACACGCACCTCTTCAGCGGCACGATCGCCGACAACATCCGCTTCGGCAGGCTCGATGCGACCGACGAGGAGGTCAGGCACGCGGCACGCATCGCCAACGCGGACTCGTTCATCAGTCGTCTGCCCAAGGGCTACGACACGGTGGTGGCCGCAGACGGAGCCAACCTCAGCCAGGGCCAGCGCCAGCTGATCGCCATCGCCCGTGCGGCGGTCGCCGACCCGCCGGTCCTCATTCTGGACGAGGCCACGAGCAGCATCGACACCCGCACCGAAGCCCTGATCGAGAGGGGCATGGACGGCCTCATGCGTGGGAGGACCGTCTTCGTCATCGCGCACCGCCTGTCGACCGTGCGCAATGCCGATGCGATCATGGTGCTGGAGCACGGCCGCATCATCGAGCGCGGCACGCACGAGGAGCTGTTGGCGCAGCGCGGCGAGTACTGGCAGCTCTACACGGGCTCGTCCGAGCTCGAGTAG